Proteins encoded in a region of the Triticum dicoccoides isolate Atlit2015 ecotype Zavitan chromosome 3A, WEW_v2.0, whole genome shotgun sequence genome:
- the LOC119269000 gene encoding cellulose synthase A catalytic subunit 4 [UDP-forming] encodes MEPGTHPPCAACGDDAHAACRACSYALCKACLDEDVAEGRAACARCGGEYAVSDPANGKGSAAEEEEAAVEDQLVAEGLRGRATMANQLSDRQDVVSHARTLSSMSGVGSELNDESGKPIWKNRVDSWKEKKNEKKASAKKAAAKAQVPPVEEQIMEEKDLTDAYEPLSRIIPISKNKLTPYRAVIIMRLVVLGLFFHYRITNPVDSAFGLWLTSVICEIWFGFSWILDQFPKWCPVNRETYVDRLIARYGDGEDSGLAPVDFFVSTVDPLKEPPLITANTVLSILAVDYPVEKISCYVSDDGAAMLTFESLAETAEFARRWVPFCKKFSIEPRTPEFYFSQKIDYLKDKIHPSFVKERRAMKRDYEEFKVRINALVAKAQKTPEEGWVMQDGTPWPGNNSRDHPGMIQVFLGETGARDYDGNELPRLVYVSREKRPGYQHHKKAGAMNALVRVSAVLTNAPYILNLDCDHYVNNSKAVREAMCFMMDPSVGRDVCYVQFPQRFDGIDRSDRYANRNVVFFDVNMKGLDGIQGPVYVGTGCCFYRQALYGYGPPSLPALPKSSACSFCCCCCPKKKVEKTEKEMHRDSRREDLESAIFNLREIDNYDEYERSMLISQMSFEKSFGQSSVFIESTLMENGGVPESVDPSTLIKEAIHVISCGYEEKTEWGKELGWIYGSVTEDILTGFKMHCRGWRSIYCMPIRPAFKGSAPINLSDRLHQVLRWALGSVEIFFSRHCPLWYGYGGGRLRWLQRLSYINTIVYPFTSVPLVAYCCLPAICLLTGKFIIPILSNAATIWFLGLFTSIILTSVLELRWSGIGIEDWWRNEQFWVIGGVSAHLFAVFQGILKMVIGLDTNFTVTSKAAEDGDFAELYVFKWTTVLIPPTTILVLNLVGVVAGFSDALNSGYESWGPLFGKVFFAMWVIMHLYPFLKGLMGRQNRTPTIVILWSVLLASVFSLLWVKIDPFITGAETVATGACSSIDC; translated from the exons ATGGAGCCGGGGACCCATCCTCCCTGCGCGGCCTGCGGGGACGACGCGCACGCCGCCTGCCGCGCCTGCAGCTACGCGCTCTGCAAGGCGTGCCTCGACGAGGACGTCGCCGAGGGCCGCGCCGCCTGCGCGCGCTGCGGCGGGGAGTACGCCGTCTCCGACCCAG CGAATGGCAAGGGGAGcgccgcggaggaggaggaggcggcggtggaggaccAGCTCGTCGCCGAGGGCCTGCGTGGGCGGGCCACAATGGCGAACCAACTCAGCGATCGCCAG GATGTAGTAAGTCATGCCAGGACCCTGAGCAGCATGTCTGGAGTTGGGAGTG AGTTGAATGACGAATCCGGGAAGCCCATCTGGAAGAACAGGGTTGACAGTTGGAaggagaagaagaatgagaagaaaGCCTCAGCGAAAAAGGCTGCGGCTAAAGCACAAGTTCCGCCTGTGGAAGAACAGATCATGGAAGAAAAGGA TTTGACAGATGCGTATGAGCCACTTTCCCGGATCATCCCTATATCGAAGAACAAGCTCACACCTTACAGGGCAGTCATCATTATGCGGCTAGTTGTTCTCGGGCTCTTCTTCCACTACCGTATCACCAACCCTGTCGACAGCGCCTTTGGTCTCTGGCTGACTTCAGTCATATGTGAGATCTGGTTCGGTTTCTCCTGGATCCTGGATCAATTTCCCAAGTGGTGTCCTGTCAACCGAGAGACTTACGTTGATAGGCTGATTGCACG ATATGGAGATGGAGAAGATTCTGGGTTAGCACCTGTGGATTTCTTTGTCAGTACAGTGGATCCATTGAAAGAGCCTCCGCTAATCACTGCGAACACTGTGCTGTCCATTCTTGCGGTGGACTATCCTGTTGAGAAAATTTCGTGCTACGTCTCTGACGATGGAGCTGCCATGCTCACGTTTGAATCACTTGCTGAAACTGCGGAATTTGCAAGGAGATGGGTTCCATTTTGCAAGAAGTTCTCCATTGAGCCACGAACTCCTGAGTTCTACTTCTCACAGAAGATTGACTACTTGAAGGACAAAATACACCCGTCTTTCGTCAAGGAGCGTAGGGCTATGAAG AGAGATTATGAAGAGTTCAAGGTGAGGATAAATGCTTTGGTTGCCAAGGCTCAGAAGACACCTGAGGAAGGCTGGGTCATGCAGGATGGGACACCATGGCCTGGGAACAACTCTCGTGACCACCCCGGCATGATTCAG GTTTTCCTTGGTGAGACCGGTGCTCGCGATTACGATGGAAATGAGCTTCCTCGGCTAGTATATGTTTCAAGAGAGAAAAGACCAGGGTACCAACACCACAAGAAGGCAGGGGCTATGAACGCTCTG GTCCGAGTGTCTGCTGTTCTGACAAATGCTCCCTACATTCTTAACCTTGACTGTGATCACTATGTTAACAACAGCAAAGCTGTGCGTGAAGCAATGTGCTTCATGATGGACCCTTCCGTTGGTAGAGATGTCTGCTATGTCCAGTTCCCACAGAGATTCGATGGGATTGATCGCAGTGATCGTTATGCCAATAGGAACGTCGTGTTCTTTGAT GTTAACATGAAAGGGCTTGATGGcatccaagggccggtttatgtgGGAACTGGTTGTTGTTTCTATAGGCAAGCACTCTACGGTTATGGGCCACCATCTCTGCCTGCCCTTCCAAAATCGTCGGCTTGttcattctgctgctgctgctgtcctaAGAAAAAGGTTGAAAAAACTGAGAAGGAAATGCACAGAGACTCCAGACGAGAGGACCTTGAATCTGCCATTTTCAATCTACGGGAAATCGACA ACTACGACGAGTATGAGCGGTCCATGCTTATCTCCCAGATGAGCTTCGAGAAGTCGTTTGGGCAGTCTTCGGTATTCATTGAATCAACTCTTATGGAGAATGGGGGTGTTCCTGAGTCTGTAGACCCTTCTACACTGATTAAAGAAGCCATTCATGTCATTAGCTGTGGATATGAAGAGAAAACTGAATGGGGAAAAGAG CTTGGTTGGATCTATGGTTCAGTTACAGAGGATATTCTGACTGGGTTTAAGATGCATTGCCGTGGGTGGCGATCAATCTACTGCATGCCGATAAGACCCGCATTCAAGGGATCAGCCCCAATCAACCTTTCCGATCGTTTGCACCAGGTTCTTCGGTGGGCTCTCGGTTCTGTTGAGATCTTCTTCAGCCGGCATTGCCCGCTGTGGTACGGCTACGGTGGTGGCCGTCTGAGGTGGCTCCAGAGGCTGTCCTACATCAACACCATCGTCTACCCCTTCACCTCTGTCCCTCTCGTCGCATACTGCTGCCTGCCTGCCATTTGCTTGCTCACTGGCAAATTCATCATTCCAATC CTCTCCAATGCCGCAACAATATGGTTTCTTGGTCTCTTCACCTCCATCATCCTGACGAGTGTCCTGGAGCTGCGGTGGAGCGGCATTGGCATTGAGGACTGGTGGCGCAACGAGCAGTTCTGGGTCATCGGTGGCGTGTCTGCTCATCTCTTTGCCGTGTTCCAGGGTATCCTCAAGATGGTGATCGGGCTGGACACCAACTTCACGGTCACGAGCAAGGCCGCGGAGGACGGCGATTTCGCTGAGCTGTATGTGTTCAAGTGGACGACGGTGCTGATCCCGCCCACGACGATCCTGGTTCTCAACCTCGTCGGCGTGGTGGCCGGGTTCTCGGACGCGCTCAACAGCGGCTACGAGTCATGGGGGCCGCTCTTCGGCAAGGTGTTCTTCGCCATGTGGGTGATTATGCACTTGTACCCGTTCCTCAAGGGTCTCATGGGCCGCCAGAACCGGACTCCCACCATCGTCATACTCTGGTCCGTCCTGCTGGCCTCGGTCTTCTCCCTCCTCTGGGTCAAGATCGATCCCTTTATCACCGGTGCCGAGACCGTCGCCACCGGAGCCTGCAGCAGCATCGACTGCTGA
- the LOC119272527 gene encoding receptor-like protein 51: MEAFDKMLPSPSVSAQPRQRHRHGYPRQPRAATAAASAALSAEAGDERCALMPKATDPCCPNNAHARIRPSARVHPSIQRAASSRGGGPPATRAGQSLVNRARAPLAPPLKPFPCSNARRALPLPLRVRGVAATASFALGLAGRAQLDPQQLLALRALGLGARRAGDPCDAGGAVAASCDAGAPFRRVTSLALTNCSDTTSVSAAALEALAPSLRALAFSDCPAAPPRLLPPEQLAAGLLSFSCTASLGRLSAVWLSRLANLTELTVANTPLATGSPSELAVVISHMDHLNRLTISNANLSGFLPHHWHCPNLTHLDLSGNRISGAIPDTITHLGGITHLNLSSNALKGQIPAHIGDLIWLTTVDLSNNSLSGGIPETVSTLPELEVLNLGSNRLNGSIPPFLSEMRGLKELNLENNDFDGVVPFSARFLSRLQVFRAAGNGKLCYNRSELSAEVAVGVAPCDKYGFPVTAPPATAQSEKSTAGYDDGGSDGDADGGDDARGGPSAVVLGLAIGLSCLAFVIILVVCLCKVCR; the protein is encoded by the exons ATGGAAGCATTTGACAAGATGTTGCCCTCTCCCTCTGTCTCTGCGCAGCCGAGACAACGGCATCGGCACGGATACCCCAGACAGCCACGAGCTGCTACCGCTGCTGCATCTGCTGCGCTCTCTGCCGAGGCCGGGGACGAGCGTTGTGCGCTGATGCCGAAAGCCACCGACCCCTGCTGCCCAAACAACGCACACGCCCGCATCCGACCGTCCGCCCGCGTCCATCCAAGCATCCAACGGGCCGCGTCGAGCCGGGGCGGGGGCCCGCCAGCGACGCGGGCAGGACAAAGCCTCGTAAACCGAGCGCGCGCACCACTCGCTCCACCTTTGAAACCTTTCCCGTGCTCCAACGCGCGCCGTGCTCTGCCTCTGCCTCTGCGCGTCCGTGG cgtcgcggccaccgcctccttcgcgCTCGGGCTCGCCGGCCGCGCGCAGCTGGACCCGCAGCAGCTGCTGGCGCTGCGCGCGCTCGGCCTCGGCGCGCGCCGCGCCGGCGACCCCTGCGACGCGGGCGGCGCCGTGGCCGCGTCCTGCGACGCGGGGGCGCCGTTCCGGCGCGTGACGTCGCTCGCCCTCACCAACTGCTCCGACACCACCTCCGTCTCCGCCGCGGCGCTCGAGGCGCTCGCGCCGTCGCTCCGCGCGCTCGCCTTCTCGGACtgccccgccgcgccgccgcggCTCCTCCCGCCGGAGCAGCTCGCCGCGGGTCTACTATCCTTCTCCTGCACCGCGTCTCTCGGCCGCCTCTCCGCGGTCTGGCTCTCCCGCCTCGCCAACCTCACCGAGCTCACCGTCGCGAACACCCCTCTCGCCACCGGCTCCCCGTCCGAGCTGGCCGTGGTCATCTCGCACATGGACCACCTCAACCGCCTCACAATTTCCAATGCCAACCTATCCGGCTTCCTCCCGCACCACTGGCACTGCCCCAACCTGACGCACCTCGACCTCTCCGGCAACCGCATCTCCGGCGCCATCCCCGACACCATCACCCACCTTGGCGGCATCACCCACCTCAACCTCAGCTCCAACGCTCTCAAAGGGCAGATCCCCGCACACATCGGTGACCTCATTTGGCTCACCACCGTGGACCTGTCCAACAACTCCCTCTCCGGCGGCATCCCGGAGACCGTCTCGACGCTGCCCGAGCTGGAGGTGCTCAACCTGGGCTCCAACCGGCTCAACGGGAGCATACCGCCGTTCTTGTCCGAGATGAGGGGCCTCAAGGAGCTCAACCTGGAGAACAACGACTTCGACGGCGTGGTGCCGTTCAGCGCCAGGTTCTTGTCGAGGCTACAGGTGTTCAGGGCGGCCGGGAACGGCAAGCTGTGCTACAACAGGTCGGAGCTCTCCGCCGAGGTGGCCGTGGGGGTGGCGCCGTGCGACAAGTACGGGTTCCCGGTCACGGctcccccggcaacggcgcagTCCGAGAAGAGCACGGCGGGCTACGACGACGGCGGCAGTGACGGTGACGCGGACGGCGGCGACGACGCTCGTGGCGGCCCCAGCGCGGTGGTTCTCGGGCTCGCCATTGGCCTGTCCTGCCTGGCGTTCGTGATCATCCTGGTCGTCTGCCTCTGCAAAGTGTGCAGATAA